The following DNA comes from Candidatus Omnitrophota bacterium.
AGATGAAGTTCATCTCGCATCTCGATCTCGTCCGGCTTTTCCAGCGGGCGGCCCGCCGCGCCGGCATATCCCTCGTGATCTCGCAGGGGTTCAGCCCGAGGCCAAAGATAAGTTTTAAGCGCGCGTTGAAGCTCGGCGTGGAGAGCGAGGCCGAGGAGGCGGTATTCCAT
Coding sequences within:
- a CDS encoding TIGR03936 family radical SAM-associated protein, with the protein product MNNYRVFFAKKEQMKFISHLDLVRLFQRAARRAGISLVISQGFSPRPKISFKRALKLGVESEAEEAVFHLKDMVSKEDFGNRLQAQLPGGIIINNIEEIS